From a region of the Corallococcus coralloides DSM 2259 genome:
- a CDS encoding IgA Peptidase M64 — MRASLLLLLLTASTALAAPRTFRVDYFHTGNATEERFSLERLVVEPLPWPGHPARAIDETNLGKYLFEVRDRRTNRLLFSRGFASIFGEWELTDEAKQAHRTFSESLRFPAPDSPVQVILKKRDAQNAFREIWSLVVDPKDPFVDPSSPPAPGPLLKLLENGPPQDKVDFLILGDGYTEAERAKFEKDARKLVDTLFSFSPFKERKADFNVWGLMPAAAESGISRPSTGVHRRPPLGSTYDAFGAERYILTFDNAALRNTAAFAPYEFIEILSNGNTYGGGGIFNLFSTVASDSLWAPYVFVHEFGHHFAGLADEYYTSAPVYGAAPAERVEPWEKNVTALHDPAQLKWKDLVAPGTPLPTPWNQPTYDAHALQVQQRRQKIRAERKPESQMDALFTEQRNWEEKFLGTQKVSGKVGAFEGAHYEAKGYFRPQTDCVMFTRDRVPFCAVCQRGITEVIDLYAGPASAPARKSP; from the coding sequence ATGCGCGCTTCCCTCCTGCTGTTGCTGCTCACGGCGAGCACCGCCCTCGCCGCGCCCCGGACGTTCCGCGTCGACTACTTCCACACCGGCAACGCCACCGAGGAGCGCTTCAGCCTGGAGCGGCTGGTGGTGGAGCCCCTGCCCTGGCCGGGCCACCCGGCGCGGGCCATCGACGAGACGAACCTGGGCAAGTACCTCTTCGAGGTGCGGGACCGGCGGACGAACCGGCTCCTGTTCTCGCGCGGCTTCGCCTCCATCTTCGGCGAGTGGGAGCTGACGGACGAGGCGAAGCAGGCCCACCGCACCTTCAGTGAATCGCTGCGCTTCCCCGCGCCGGACAGCCCCGTCCAGGTCATCCTGAAGAAGCGCGACGCGCAGAACGCCTTCCGCGAAATCTGGTCGCTGGTGGTGGATCCGAAGGACCCCTTCGTGGATCCGTCCTCGCCGCCCGCCCCGGGTCCGCTGCTGAAGCTGCTGGAGAACGGGCCGCCGCAGGACAAGGTGGACTTCCTCATCCTGGGGGACGGCTACACGGAGGCGGAGCGCGCCAAGTTCGAGAAGGACGCGCGCAAGCTGGTGGACACCCTCTTCAGCTTCTCCCCCTTCAAGGAGCGCAAGGCGGACTTCAACGTCTGGGGCCTGATGCCCGCGGCGGCCGAGTCCGGAATCTCCCGGCCCTCCACTGGCGTCCACCGCCGCCCGCCCCTGGGCTCCACCTACGACGCCTTCGGCGCGGAGCGCTACATCCTCACCTTCGACAACGCCGCGCTGCGCAACACCGCCGCCTTCGCGCCCTACGAGTTCATCGAAATCCTGTCCAACGGCAACACCTACGGCGGCGGCGGCATCTTCAACCTCTTCAGCACCGTGGCCTCCGACAGCCTCTGGGCCCCCTACGTCTTCGTCCACGAGTTCGGCCACCACTTCGCGGGGCTGGCGGACGAGTACTACACGTCCGCCCCCGTCTACGGCGCCGCGCCCGCGGAGCGGGTGGAGCCCTGGGAGAAGAACGTCACCGCCCTCCACGACCCCGCCCAGCTCAAGTGGAAGGACCTGGTGGCACCGGGGACCCCGCTGCCCACGCCCTGGAATCAGCCCACCTATGACGCGCATGCCCTGCAGGTGCAGCAGCGCCGGCAGAAGATTCGCGCGGAGCGCAAACCCGAGTCGCAGATGGACGCGCTCTTCACGGAGCAGCGGAACTGGGAGGAGAAATTCCTCGGCACCCAGAAGGTCTCCGGGAAGGTGGGCGCCTTCGAAGGGGCCCACTACGAGGCGAAGGGCTACTTCCGGCCCCAGACGGACTGCGTGATGTTCACCCGGGACCGGGTGCCTTTTTGCGCGGTGTGCCAGCGCGGCATCACGGAGGTCATCGACCTGTACGCGGGTCCAGCGTCCGCTCCCGCCCGGAAGAGTCCCTGA